One genomic segment of Erythrolamprus reginae isolate rEryReg1 chromosome 2, rEryReg1.hap1, whole genome shotgun sequence includes these proteins:
- the LOC139159751 gene encoding major histocompatibility complex class I-related gene protein-like — protein sequence MSSRMEVEDGMETHVCRVHGFHPREIDASWTRDGEVWLQDTFHGSVVPNADGTYHYWISIQIDPKERGRYRCHVEHDGLQDPLDLELKESTDSKSNLGLIISFVVAALLLVCVIVGIMVFIKRRQDVYKAASTSDKGSSSSDQGSNEYI from the exons ATGAGCAGCAGGATGGAGGTGGAGGATGGGATGGAGACACACGTCTGCCGGGTCCATGGTTTCCACCCCAGGGAGATTGATGCCTCCTGGACGAGGGACGGGGAGGTCTGGCTGCAGGACACCTTCCATGGGTCTGTGGTCCCCAACGCGGATGGGACCTACCACTACTGGATCAGCATCCAGATCGACCCCAAAGAGAGGGGCCGCTATCGGTGCCACGTGGAGCACGACGGCCTGCAGGATCCTCTGGACTTGGAGCTGAAGG AATCCACTGATTCAAAATCCAACCTGGGGCTCATCATTAGCTTTGTTGTGGCTGCTCTGCTCCTGGTGTGTGTGATTGTTGGGATCATGGTGTTTATCA AGAGACGTCAGGATGTCTACAAAGCAGCATCAA cAAGTGACAAAGGATCCAGCAGTTCAGACCAGG GGAGCAACGAGTACATTTAG